The sequence GCGGCGTCGCACAGTGTGGTGCAGGAGTTGGGGTCGCCTGCCTCACAATTGCCAAGCGCTATGTTGAAGTACTTCCCGGCGCCGCAGGAGTACTTGAACTCTTCGCCGGGATCGCCTTCCACGCCTTCTTCACACACGTAGAACGAGCCACAGTCTTTGGGGTCCGGCACGATGGCGAGGGCGGAGCCGTCGCAGTTGACGTCGCAGTAAGGGGAGCAGCAGACAGACTCGTCGTAGGTGCAGCTGCTGCCGTCGAAGTAGGGGAAATCAGCAGAGCATTCCGCCAACACGGGACCGCCGGGGGTGCAGAAGTAGTAGGTGGAGCAGTCGAAGAGGTTGGCGACCACCGTCGTGGTAGCGTTGCAGGTTATGGCGCAGCCcgagcctccaccaccacacacggGCTCACAATCCGTACCGGCCACACACTCAAGGGTGGCCGGGTCGAAGTGGCTAGTGTTGCCGCAGCTGTTCGGGTGCGGCGCCGGTTGGCCGTTGAAGCAGAAGTAGTAATTTGTGCAGTTTTTGGGGTCGACAACTTTGTCGCCGGTGGCCATGCCGGTACAGTCAGGCTCACACGACGCCAGGGGGG comes from Eriocheir sinensis breed Jianghai 21 unplaced genomic scaffold, ASM2467909v1 Scaffold50, whole genome shotgun sequence and encodes:
- the LOC126992787 gene encoding spore coat protein SP70-like, which gives rise to MKRLSVAAAVVLMLMMMLPRGGSALEVSISPLASCEPDCTGMATGDKVVDPKNCTNYYFCFNGQPAPHPNSCGNTSHFDPATLECVAGTDCEPVCGGGGSGCAITCNATTTVVANLFDCSTYYFCTPGGPVLAECSADFPYFDGSSCTYDESVCCSPYCDVNCDGSALAIVPDPKDCGSFYVCEEGVEGDPGEEFKYSCGAGKYFNIALGNCEAGDPNSCTTLCDAATGGENGDSSSTSTTTTTTTTTSSGGGGGSSSGPTSGGGSSSGPTSGGGTTTTTTTGDCVTTFTCPAAGDFPACQTCQPEYFDCAGAGVPGVMTTCPGDNVFNPTPGFGFCALPGNCPYP